ACCTGTTGGAAAGTCACGAAAAACAACGTCACAAAATCACAATACTTTCCAACCATTGATGATCTGCAAGAATCCCTTGAGAACTTTTGGAAAAAACATATTTTTATGCAGAACTTCATGCGTTACTTATGTCGTTAACTAAACCATCGAAACCTTTATATATCCAGTTATTAAATTTACTACAATGAATACCTCTATTATCAAACGTATTATTAATATTTTTACTAAATCTAATAAGCCCCCAGCTACCCAACTCACCTCAATACCCCTTAGCACCAACTCACCTCAATACCCCTTAGCACCAACTCACCCCCAAACCAAATCAACACGAAAACAAGCACCAAAGAGGCTTCATGGCAGTCAAGTTTTCAGGCAAGGCAAGGCTCACAAAGCAGGGCCAGGTGACCTTGCCTGCAGAGTCAAGGCAGAACCTCAAGATTCAGCCTGAGTCAGACGTTTTCTGGTATCGGGGAGATGGTTTTCTGATTGTGACGAAGGAGCTTATGAATGAAAAGGATCTTGAGTCAGCCATCAAAGGAGGGAAGAAGTAATGCCATTCAGCAACCTGCTCGGCCTGTATGCTCTTCTCAGCCTTGTCCCTTTCATCATCATGTACTTGATCCGCTCGCGGCCTATCGAAAAGATCATCCCTTCTTTGATGTTCTTTCTGAAGGAGCAAAAAAAGGCAAAACACCATGCCTTTTTCCGGAGGCTTGTCCAAAACCTGCTTTTTTACCTCCAGCTGGCAATCCTCCTGCTCCTCTCATTTGCAGTTGCTGAGCCGTATCTGAAAATCCCCCATGACGAGGCAGCGACCAATACAGTGATCATCATTGATGGATCTGCAAGCATGCAGGCATTGTCAGGCGGATCGACGCGCTTCCAGAAGGCTGTGGAGGCTGCCGTTGCCCAGCTGTCCGGAAAGGTCTCTATCATCCTTGCGACAGACGTGCCGCAAGTGATGCTGCATCAGGGCTCGAATCGGGAGGCAAGATCTGTGCTCTCCAGCATTCGTGCTGCAGACAGCTCGACCAGCATCGAGCCAGCTATGTTCCAGGCAGATGCCCTTCTTGGAGAGGAAAAGGGCAAGATTGTGGTCATCAGCGATTTTGTGACAACAGATGAGAGGGACCAGCCGATCAAGGCAGAACGCATTCTCGCAGCCAAGGGCAATTCTGTGCAGTTCGTGAATATTGGAGACAAAGCATCCAACCTCGGCATTGTTGATATGGATGTTGGCAGAAAGGAAACCATGATCACACTCAAGAATGCAGATACAAAAAAAGCATCCCTCAAGCTGGTTGCAAAGCAGTCTGGAGCAGTCATAGGGGCCAAAGACGTCGAGGTCCTTCCAAATTCCCTTGAATTTGTGTCATTCGCCACCCCTCCTGGCGAATCCACGATCGAAATAGACGCCAAAGACAGCCTTCCCCTGGATAATCTTGTATACCTGGTCACACCTGAGAAGAGCAAGACGAGTGTGCTGCTGATAACCAATGAGAGGGGCTCCTATCTTGAGTACGCCTTATCGGCATCTGACCGGATTAACTTAGAGATCAGAAATCCTCCGGTCACGAAAGCCTACGACTTGCACCATGATATAATCATCATCAGCAATATCAAAGAAGTCATCATCCCTCCTGATGTCCTGGATATCCAAAAGGCAGTGGAGAACGGAACAAGCCTTATTATCGCAGCCCAGCCAAACCTGAATGACAGGAACCTGAACTCCTTGCTTCCCGTCCGCATCCTTGAGCGCTCTGGCCACACATCAGTAAGTATCGATGTCGTCAATGAGATTACAAAAAACGTGGAGATTGGAGATGTTAAGCAGCATCTTGCAGCCCAGGCGTTGAACTCAACTATCACCCTTGCAACAGCAAACGACCAGAGCCCGATTCTCGCTTTGCAGCAGGGAAAAGCAGCCTCAATATTCTATTATGGAGTCATTGACAGCGAGTCAGACTTTCCAAAAACGCATTACTACCCCCTCTTCTGGGACAACCTGATTAGCGTCCTTACGCAGAAAGAGGACATCACCGGCCTCAACAGGAGGATAGGAGATGCAGGCTTCCTCGAATATCCGAAGCAGGGAATCTATGACATAGGAGGAAAACGGATAGCCCTAAACCTTCTCAATGAGAAAGAGTCTACAATCACCAGCGAGACCGATATCTTCTCCCGCCATGAGGATTTCCAGGTTCGCTCCACCATCAGCCGCCAGAACTATGAGCTTGCGGTTCCGCTGCTTCTCGCAGCCCTGGCATTCCTCTTCCTTGAGATTATCTATATCAAATGGAGGGGTGATGCCTAATTGGCGCTTGAAATCGTCCTCCCCTTCAAGATCGAGCATCCTCAATACCTGCTGGCAGCCATCCCACTCATCATCCTTGCCATCTATCTGCTGAAACGAAAGGCAGCAAAGTTCCGGAGCAAGCTTGATGAGATTCAATTCGAGAAGCAGAGCAGGAGCCTCCGCAGGTTTCTCATCCTGAGCAGGACACTCCTCATTATCCTGCTTCTCATTGCCCTCAGCTCGCCATTCTCCACCAAAGAACGCACAATAACAGGCGATTATTCGCTTACGATACTCTCCGAAGAATCAACCTCAATGCAATTGTTTGAAGAAGGCCTGGCTGAACAGGTAAGGGGCAGGGTCATCAACAGCATACCGGCAAAAATCGAGCAGATCGCATATGGCAATGATTCCTCTATTGCTGAGGGCCTGCTGAATCACATGCAGGGCGACGATAACATCTTCCTTGTGACCGATGGAAACACCAACGGAGAGAAAAGCCTTGATGACATCATTCTCCTGGCCAAATCCTTAAACTCCACCATCTCTCTGCTCGAGATGAGCCCGATTAAGGATG
This sequence is a window from Candidatus Nanoarchaeia archaeon. Protein-coding genes within it:
- a CDS encoding AbrB/MazE/SpoVT family DNA-binding domain-containing protein translates to MAVKFSGKARLTKQGQVTLPAESRQNLKIQPESDVFWYRGDGFLIVTKELMNEKDLESAIKGGKK
- a CDS encoding VWA domain-containing protein produces the protein MPFSNLLGLYALLSLVPFIIMYLIRSRPIEKIIPSLMFFLKEQKKAKHHAFFRRLVQNLLFYLQLAILLLLSFAVAEPYLKIPHDEAATNTVIIIDGSASMQALSGGSTRFQKAVEAAVAQLSGKVSIILATDVPQVMLHQGSNREARSVLSSIRAADSSTSIEPAMFQADALLGEEKGKIVVISDFVTTDERDQPIKAERILAAKGNSVQFVNIGDKASNLGIVDMDVGRKETMITLKNADTKKASLKLVAKQSGAVIGAKDVEVLPNSLEFVSFATPPGESTIEIDAKDSLPLDNLVYLVTPEKSKTSVLLITNERGSYLEYALSASDRINLEIRNPPVTKAYDLHHDIIIISNIKEVIIPPDVLDIQKAVENGTSLIIAAQPNLNDRNLNSLLPVRILERSGHTSVSIDVVNEITKNVEIGDVKQHLAAQALNSTITLATANDQSPILALQQGKAASIFYYGVIDSESDFPKTHYYPLFWDNLISVLTQKEDITGLNRRIGDAGFLEYPKQGIYDIGGKRIALNLLNEKESTITSETDIFSRHEDFQVRSTISRQNYELAVPLLLAALAFLFLEIIYIKWRGDA